From one Mycobacterium colombiense CECT 3035 genomic stretch:
- a CDS encoding non-ribosomal peptide synthetase, translated as MTVGAGRRLLSIDLLDGGEHDRLDEWGNRAVLTKPVKAPLSIPEMFATQVARAPQSVALTFGDRSLTYQELDEAANRLAHLLAEQGARPGECVALLFSRSAEAIISILAVLKTGAAYLPIDPALPSARMEFMLGDATPIAVVTTASLRTRLDGFDLPVIDVDEAAADGQPSSALEGPAPEDIAYMIYTSGTTGTPKGVAVTHRNVTEFVRTLHADLPTGPGKVWSQWHSLVFDVSVWEIWGALLHGGRLVVVPESVAGSPDELHALLVAEKVNVLSQTPSAVGMLSPEGLDDTALVVAGEACPAEVVDRWAPGRVMINAYGPTEATVYAAMSTALAGDSGAPPIGSPVPGAALFVLDKWLRPAPEGVVGELYVAGRGVATGYARRAGLTASRFVACPFGGPGARMYRTGDLVRWGADGQLQYLGRADEQVKIRGYRIELGEIQSALASLEGVDQAAVIAREDRPGDKRLVGYITGTADPTELRTQLGKRLPAYMVPAAVVVLETLPLTVNGKLDKRALPAPEYHKRGGQYRAPGNHTEEILAGIYAQVLGVERVGVDDSFFDLGGDSILSMQVVARARAAGVMCRPRDVFVEQTVARLARVATDGADEDDVVDEGIGPVLATPIMHWLQTVQGPIDDFNQTMVLAAPAGVTSEDVALVLQALLDRHPMLRLRVEDDGDGGWSLHAPEPGTVQAADCLQSVEQLSDETLVAARSRLNPGAGVMVSAVWATETSQLALIIHHVAVDGVSWRTLIEDLNIAWAQHHSGQPVALPTGGTSFARWSSLLAEHAQSPAVVEQADAWREVVATPAVLPAVRPEEDTYQTAEQLSVSLDVETTRLLLGEVPAAFHAGVQDILLIAFGMAWTEFLGSGTPIGIDVEGHGRQEELGPHVDLSRTVGWFTTKYPVALKVDGLDWANVVAGDDALGAAIKATKEQLRALPDGLTYGLLRYLNPDVDLGGSDPVIGFNYLGRLGAAADLPGELWRLSPDSLSLSGAAAAVAMPLMHTVDLNAGTMDTEEGPHLHANWTWAASAMDREQINRLSQLWFEALTGICAHVQAGGGGLTPSDIAPARLNQPQIDELSKQHQIADILPLTPLQQGLLFHASFAQDPGDDVYAVQLGITVTGELDSHRLHDAVHTVVSRHPNLAARFCPQFGEPVQVIPADPVMAWRYIQLGAEDLDPEQRVEELCAAERAAVSDLANRPAFRAALIRTADNRYRFVLTNHHIVMDGWSLPILLREILANYYGDQLPAPATYRSYLTWLAGQDRTAAQAAWRQVLEGFDTPTLVGPAGRMKLGRRAVESYRLSAETTLALGELARSCHTTVNTVLQAAWAQLLMRLTGQHDVAFGTAVSGRPADLIGAESMVGLLINTVPVRASITSETTVADVLEQLQQHHNDTLEHEHLALSDIHHVTGHDALFDTLFLYENYPIDTSVPLGFHELAITDVTNREYNHYPLSVMALPGRELGLRVEFDTDVFDAAGIEKLTERFQRVLSEMTVDPTRKLMSLDVVDEHEHAWLDERGNRAVLSQPATGKSIPAMFAAQVASTPDAAALTFDGRSMTYRELDEAANRMAHLLTEEGAGPGERVALLFSRSADAIVSILAVLKTGAAYLPIDPALPAARIEFLLADAEPVAVVTTAGLRDRLDGCNPTVIDVDDPELAAQPSTALPIPSSDNIAYVIYTSGTTGVPKGVAVTHENVAQLLETLHADLPEAGVWAQWHSLVFDVSVHEIWGALLHGGRLVVVPESVAASPDELHALLVSEGVTVLSQTPSAVGMLSPEGLESTALVVAGEACPVEVVDRWAPGRVMINAYGPTEATVYAAMSAPLASGTGSAPIGSPVPRAALFVLDRWLRPTPEGVVGELYIAGHGVATGYSRRPGLTAGRFVACPFGGPGARMYRTGDLVRWGRDGQLEYLGRADEQVKLRGYRIELGEVQAALASLEGVEQAAVIAREDRPGDKRLVGYITGTADPVGIRIQLADRLPAYMVPAAVVALDALPLTVNGKLDKRALPAPEYQKRGGEYVAPADPTEEIVADIFGRVLGMERVSVEDSFFELGGDSLSAMRVIAEINTAVDGALSVRTLFDSQSVRALAHRITSGADTEGAAGPGFAAVHGADAKEVFARDLTLDKFIDATTLSNAPALPGPSAEVRTVLLTGATGFLGRYLALEWLEQLEQVDGKLICLVRARSDEDAWRRLEKTFDSGDPDLLRHFQELAEEHLQVVAGDKGQANLGLDDETWQRLADTVDLIVDSAAVVNGVLPYNELFTPNVGGTAELIRLAITTKKKPYAYVSTSDVGRQIDPAQFTEDGDIRVISARRVIDGGYANGYGNSKWAGEVLLREANDLCGLPVSVFRSDMILADTTYAGQLNVADIFTRMILSVVATGTAPKSFYQLDADGNRQSAHFDGLPVEFVAEAIAKLGAQVMDGFETYHVMNPHDDGIGLDEYVDWLIEAGYPIERVGDFGEWLQRFETGLRGLPERQRQNSVLQMLTLLLREPKNLQPAEPARGAFAPTDRFRAAVQEAKVGSDNDIPHVSASVIVKYVTDLQLLGLL; from the coding sequence ATGACCGTCGGTGCGGGACGGCGCTTGTTGTCGATCGATCTGCTGGATGGCGGCGAACACGATCGACTCGACGAGTGGGGCAACCGGGCGGTATTGACCAAGCCGGTCAAGGCTCCCTTGTCGATCCCCGAGATGTTCGCCACCCAGGTGGCCCGTGCTCCGCAGTCGGTGGCACTGACCTTTGGCGACCGCTCCCTGACCTACCAGGAGCTCGACGAGGCCGCGAACCGGCTGGCCCACCTGCTGGCCGAGCAGGGCGCGCGCCCGGGCGAATGCGTCGCGCTGCTGTTCTCCCGCTCGGCCGAGGCGATCATCTCGATTCTCGCGGTGCTGAAGACCGGCGCGGCCTACCTGCCGATCGACCCGGCGCTGCCCTCGGCGCGGATGGAATTCATGCTCGGCGACGCAACGCCGATCGCGGTGGTGACCACGGCCAGCCTGCGCACCCGGCTGGACGGGTTCGACCTGCCCGTCATCGACGTCGACGAAGCCGCGGCCGACGGCCAGCCCAGCAGCGCGCTGGAGGGGCCGGCGCCCGAAGACATCGCCTACATGATCTACACCTCGGGCACCACGGGGACACCCAAGGGCGTCGCGGTCACGCACCGCAACGTCACCGAGTTCGTGCGGACGCTGCACGCCGATCTGCCGACCGGGCCGGGGAAGGTCTGGTCGCAGTGGCACTCGCTGGTGTTCGACGTCTCCGTCTGGGAGATCTGGGGCGCACTGCTCCACGGCGGTCGCCTGGTGGTGGTCCCCGAGTCCGTCGCGGGGTCGCCCGACGAACTGCACGCGCTGCTGGTGGCCGAGAAGGTCAACGTCCTGAGCCAGACCCCGTCCGCGGTGGGCATGCTCTCGCCGGAGGGCCTGGACGACACCGCGCTGGTGGTCGCGGGTGAGGCCTGCCCGGCCGAGGTGGTCGACCGGTGGGCGCCCGGACGCGTGATGATCAACGCCTACGGCCCGACCGAGGCCACCGTCTACGCCGCGATGAGCACGGCGCTGGCGGGCGATTCGGGCGCTCCGCCGATCGGATCGCCGGTCCCAGGCGCGGCGTTGTTCGTTCTGGACAAGTGGTTGCGGCCCGCGCCGGAAGGCGTGGTCGGTGAGTTGTATGTGGCCGGCCGCGGCGTCGCCACCGGGTACGCCCGCCGGGCCGGCCTGACGGCGTCGCGCTTCGTGGCCTGCCCGTTCGGCGGGCCGGGCGCGCGGATGTACCGCACCGGTGACCTGGTCCGCTGGGGCGCCGACGGCCAGCTGCAGTACCTGGGCCGCGCCGACGAGCAGGTCAAGATCCGCGGCTACCGCATCGAACTCGGCGAGATCCAGTCGGCGCTCGCCTCGCTGGAGGGCGTCGACCAGGCCGCGGTGATCGCCCGCGAGGACCGCCCCGGCGACAAGCGCCTGGTCGGGTACATCACCGGGACCGCCGATCCGACCGAGCTGCGCACCCAGCTGGGCAAGCGGCTGCCGGCCTACATGGTCCCGGCCGCGGTCGTCGTGCTGGAGACCCTGCCGCTGACGGTCAACGGCAAGCTGGACAAGCGCGCGCTGCCCGCGCCGGAGTACCACAAGCGCGGCGGCCAATACCGCGCGCCCGGCAACCACACCGAGGAGATCCTGGCCGGCATCTACGCCCAGGTGCTCGGCGTCGAGCGGGTCGGCGTGGACGACTCGTTCTTCGACCTCGGTGGAGACAGCATCCTGTCGATGCAGGTGGTGGCCCGGGCCCGCGCGGCCGGCGTGATGTGCCGCCCGCGCGACGTGTTCGTCGAGCAGACGGTCGCACGGCTGGCCCGGGTGGCCACCGACGGCGCCGACGAGGACGACGTGGTCGACGAGGGCATCGGGCCGGTGCTGGCCACCCCGATCATGCATTGGCTGCAAACCGTGCAGGGCCCGATCGACGACTTCAACCAGACCATGGTGCTGGCCGCCCCCGCGGGCGTCACCTCCGAGGACGTCGCGCTGGTGCTGCAGGCCTTGCTGGACCGTCACCCCATGCTGCGGCTGCGCGTGGAGGACGACGGCGACGGCGGCTGGTCGCTGCATGCGCCCGAGCCGGGCACCGTGCAGGCCGCCGACTGCCTGCAGTCGGTCGAGCAGCTGTCCGACGAGACCCTGGTGGCCGCCCGGTCCCGGCTGAACCCGGGCGCCGGAGTGATGGTGAGCGCCGTCTGGGCAACGGAGACAAGCCAATTGGCGTTGATCATCCACCACGTGGCCGTCGACGGCGTGTCGTGGCGGACCTTGATCGAGGACCTCAACATCGCGTGGGCGCAGCACCACAGCGGCCAGCCGGTGGCGCTGCCGACGGGTGGCACCTCGTTCGCCCGCTGGTCCTCGCTGCTGGCCGAGCACGCGCAGAGCCCGGCGGTGGTCGAGCAGGCCGACGCCTGGCGCGAGGTGGTCGCGACCCCGGCCGTGCTGCCGGCGGTGCGCCCCGAGGAGGACACCTACCAGACCGCCGAGCAGTTGTCGGTGTCCCTGGATGTCGAGACGACGCGGCTGCTGCTGGGTGAGGTCCCCGCGGCGTTCCACGCCGGGGTGCAGGACATCCTGCTGATCGCGTTCGGGATGGCGTGGACGGAGTTCCTGGGCAGCGGCACGCCGATCGGCATCGACGTCGAGGGCCACGGCCGTCAGGAAGAGCTCGGCCCGCACGTCGACCTGTCCCGCACCGTGGGCTGGTTCACCACCAAGTACCCGGTCGCCTTGAAGGTCGACGGCCTGGACTGGGCGAACGTGGTGGCCGGTGACGACGCGTTGGGCGCGGCGATCAAGGCCACCAAGGAGCAGCTGCGCGCCCTGCCGGACGGACTGACCTACGGCCTGCTGCGCTACCTGAACCCCGACGTCGACCTGGGCGGATCCGACCCCGTGATCGGGTTCAACTACCTGGGACGGCTGGGCGCGGCCGCCGACCTGCCGGGCGAGCTGTGGCGGCTGAGCCCCGACAGCCTGTCGCTGAGCGGCGCGGCCGCGGCGGTGGCGATGCCGCTGATGCACACCGTCGACCTCAACGCCGGCACCATGGACACCGAGGAAGGCCCGCACCTGCACGCCAACTGGACGTGGGCGGCCTCCGCGATGGACCGGGAGCAGATCAACCGGCTGAGCCAGCTGTGGTTCGAGGCGCTGACCGGCATCTGCGCCCACGTGCAGGCCGGCGGCGGCGGGCTCACCCCGTCGGACATCGCGCCCGCACGCCTGAACCAGCCGCAGATCGACGAGCTGAGCAAGCAGCACCAGATCGCCGACATCCTGCCGCTGACCCCGTTGCAGCAGGGGCTGCTGTTCCACGCCAGCTTCGCGCAGGACCCGGGCGACGACGTCTACGCGGTGCAGCTCGGCATCACCGTGACCGGCGAGCTGGACTCGCACCGGCTGCACGACGCCGTGCACACCGTGGTCAGCCGGCACCCCAACCTGGCGGCCCGGTTCTGCCCGCAGTTCGGTGAGCCCGTCCAGGTCATCCCGGCCGACCCGGTCATGGCGTGGCGGTACATCCAGCTGGGCGCCGAGGACCTCGACCCCGAGCAGCGGGTCGAGGAGCTGTGCGCCGCCGAGCGCGCCGCGGTGAGCGACCTGGCGAACCGTCCGGCATTCCGGGCCGCGCTGATCCGCACCGCGGACAACCGGTACCGGTTCGTGCTGACCAACCACCACATCGTGATGGACGGCTGGTCGCTGCCGATCCTGCTGCGCGAGATCCTCGCCAACTACTACGGCGACCAGTTGCCCGCGCCGGCGACCTACCGCAGCTACCTGACGTGGCTGGCCGGACAGGACCGCACCGCCGCGCAGGCGGCCTGGCGCCAGGTCCTCGAGGGCTTCGACACGCCCACCCTGGTGGGTCCGGCGGGCCGGATGAAGCTCGGCCGGCGAGCCGTGGAGTCCTACCGGCTGTCCGCGGAGACCACGCTCGCCCTGGGCGAGCTGGCCCGCTCGTGCCACACCACCGTCAACACCGTGCTGCAGGCCGCGTGGGCGCAGCTGCTGATGCGCCTCACCGGCCAGCACGACGTCGCGTTCGGCACCGCGGTGTCGGGGCGGCCGGCCGACCTGATCGGCGCCGAGTCCATGGTGGGTCTGCTGATCAACACCGTGCCGGTGCGGGCCAGCATCACCTCGGAGACCACCGTCGCCGACGTGCTGGAGCAGCTGCAGCAGCACCACAACGACACCCTCGAGCACGAGCACCTGGCGCTGAGCGACATCCACCACGTCACCGGCCACGACGCGCTGTTCGACACCTTGTTCCTGTACGAGAACTACCCGATCGACACCAGCGTGCCGTTGGGCTTCCACGAGTTGGCCATCACCGATGTCACCAACCGCGAGTACAACCACTACCCGCTGTCGGTGATGGCGCTCCCGGGCCGCGAGCTGGGCCTGCGCGTCGAATTCGACACCGACGTGTTCGACGCGGCCGGCATCGAGAAGCTGACCGAGCGGTTCCAGCGGGTGCTGTCGGAGATGACGGTCGACCCGACCCGAAAGCTGATGTCGCTGGACGTCGTCGACGAGCACGAGCACGCGTGGCTGGACGAGCGGGGCAACCGCGCGGTGTTGAGCCAGCCGGCGACCGGCAAGTCCATCCCGGCCATGTTCGCCGCGCAGGTGGCCAGCACCCCGGACGCGGCGGCGCTGACCTTCGACGGCCGCTCGATGACGTATCGGGAGCTCGACGAGGCCGCCAACCGGATGGCGCACCTGCTGACCGAAGAGGGCGCCGGCCCGGGCGAGCGGGTCGCGCTGCTGTTCTCGCGCTCCGCCGACGCGATCGTCTCGATCCTTGCGGTGCTCAAGACCGGGGCGGCCTATTTGCCGATCGACCCGGCCCTGCCGGCCGCGCGGATCGAGTTCCTGCTGGCCGACGCCGAGCCTGTCGCCGTGGTCACCACCGCGGGGCTGCGGGATCGGCTGGACGGCTGCAACCCGACGGTCATCGACGTCGACGACCCGGAGCTGGCCGCCCAGCCCAGCACGGCGTTGCCGATCCCGTCGTCGGACAACATCGCCTACGTGATCTACACCTCGGGAACCACCGGTGTCCCCAAGGGTGTGGCCGTCACCCACGAGAACGTCGCGCAGCTGCTGGAGACGCTGCACGCCGACCTGCCGGAGGCGGGGGTGTGGGCGCAATGGCACTCGCTGGTGTTCGACGTGTCGGTCCACGAGATCTGGGGCGCGCTGCTGCACGGCGGCCGCCTGGTGGTGGTGCCCGAGTCGGTCGCGGCTTCGCCCGACGAGTTGCACGCGCTGCTGGTCTCCGAAGGCGTCACCGTGTTGAGCCAGACCCCGTCGGCGGTGGGCATGCTCTCGCCGGAGGGCCTGGAGTCGACGGCGTTGGTGGTGGCCGGTGAGGCCTGCCCGGTCGAGGTTGTCGATCGGTGGGCGCCGGGACGGGTGATGATCAACGCCTACGGCCCGACCGAGGCCACCGTGTACGCGGCGATGAGCGCTCCGCTGGCGAGCGGAACAGGGTCGGCGCCGATCGGTTCGCCGGTGCCGCGCGCCGCGCTGTTCGTGCTGGACCGCTGGCTGCGACCGACACCCGAGGGCGTCGTCGGCGAGCTGTACATCGCGGGACACGGTGTGGCCACTGGTTATTCGCGCCGGCCCGGCTTGACGGCGGGACGCTTCGTCGCCTGCCCGTTCGGCGGCCCGGGTGCGCGGATGTACCGCACGGGCGACCTGGTCCGGTGGGGCCGCGACGGTCAGCTCGAGTACCTGGGACGGGCCGACGAGCAGGTCAAGCTGCGCGGCTACCGCATCGAGCTCGGTGAGGTCCAGGCGGCCCTCGCCTCGCTGGAGGGCGTCGAGCAGGCGGCGGTGATCGCCCGCGAGGACCGTCCCGGTGACAAGCGGCTGGTGGGCTACATCACCGGAACGGCCGACCCGGTCGGGATCCGGATCCAGCTCGCGGACCGGCTGCCGGCCTACATGGTGCCGGCCGCGGTGGTGGCGTTGGACGCGCTGCCGCTGACGGTCAACGGCAAGCTGGACAAGCGCGCCCTGCCCGCACCGGAGTACCAGAAGCGCGGCGGCGAGTACGTCGCGCCGGCCGACCCGACCGAAGAGATCGTGGCCGACATCTTCGGCCGCGTCCTCGGCATGGAGCGGGTGTCGGTCGAGGACTCCTTCTTCGAGCTGGGCGGCGACTCGTTGTCCGCGATGCGGGTGATCGCCGAGATCAACACCGCCGTCGATGGCGCCCTGTCGGTGCGCACCCTGTTCGACTCGCAGTCGGTGCGCGCACTGGCGCACCGGATCACCAGCGGTGCGGACACCGAGGGCGCCGCGGGACCCGGCTTCGCGGCGGTGCACGGCGCCGACGCCAAGGAGGTGTTTGCCCGCGACCTCACGCTGGACAAGTTCATCGACGCGACGACGTTGTCCAACGCGCCGGCGCTGCCCGGCCCGAGCGCGGAGGTCCGCACGGTCCTGCTGACCGGTGCGACCGGGTTCCTGGGTCGCTACCTGGCACTGGAATGGCTCGAGCAGCTGGAACAGGTCGACGGCAAGCTGATCTGCCTGGTGCGGGCCCGCTCCGACGAGGACGCGTGGCGCCGCCTGGAGAAGACCTTCGACAGCGGTGACCCGGATTTGCTGCGGCACTTCCAGGAGCTGGCCGAAGAGCACCTGCAGGTCGTCGCCGGTGACAAGGGCCAGGCCAACCTCGGGCTGGACGACGAGACGTGGCAGCGGCTGGCCGACACCGTCGACCTGATCGTCGACTCCGCGGCCGTCGTCAACGGTGTCCTGCCCTACAACGAGCTGTTCACCCCGAACGTCGGCGGCACCGCGGAGCTGATCCGGCTGGCGATCACTACGAAGAAGAAGCCGTACGCGTACGTGTCGACGTCGGACGTGGGCCGCCAGATCGACCCGGCTCAGTTCACCGAGGACGGCGACATCCGGGTGATCAGCGCCCGGCGCGTCATCGACGGCGGCTACGCCAACGGGTACGGCAACAGCAAGTGGGCGGGCGAGGTCCTGCTGCGCGAGGCCAACGACTTGTGCGGCTTGCCGGTCTCGGTGTTCCGCTCCGACATGATTCTGGCCGACACCACCTACGCCGGTCAGCTCAACGTGGCGGACATCTTCACCCGGATGATCCTGAGCGTCGTGGCCACCGGCACCGCGCCCAAGTCCTTCTACCAGCTGGACGCCGACGGCAACCGGCAGAGCGCGCACTTCGACGGCCTGCCCGTCGAGTTCGTCGCCGAGGCCATCGCCAAGCTGGGCGCCCAGGTGATGGACGGGTTCGAGACGTACCACGTGATGAACCCGCACGACGACGGCATCGGGCTCGACGAATACGTCGACTGGCTGATCGAAGCCGGCTACCCGATCGAGCGCGTCGGCGACTTCGGTGAGTGGCTGCAGCGCTTCGAGACCGGCCTGCGCGGCCTGCCGGAACGGCAGCGGCAGAACTCGGTCCTGCAGATGTTGACGTTGCTGCTGCGGGAACCGAAGAACCTGCAGCCCGCCGAGCCGGCCCGGGGGGCCTTCGCCCCGACGGATCGCTTCCGCGCGGCGGTGCAGGAAGCCAAGGTGGGTTCCGACAACGACATCCCGCATGTCAGCGCGTCGGTGATCGTCAAGTACGTCACCGACCTGCAACTGCTCGGTTTGCTGTAA